In Burkholderia sp. NRF60-BP8, a single window of DNA contains:
- a CDS encoding Gp138 family membrane-puncturing spike protein codes for MNKNEIAPDALEVFRLGVFVAKNETHVALPGTVESYDVDAQTVVVQAGIKATLRAEDGTLSTVALPLLVDCPVQFPAGGGATMTFPVTKGDECLVVFADGAIDAWWQSGGVGEKVSVRMHDLSDGFALLGFRSKPRVLANVSTTSAQLRSDDGSTFVDLNPAGQVVKVKAPGGITLDAPTVTMTGAIAVLNEDGARTACSINGATQFAGEVFANGKRVDDTHTHPDAQGGNTGPVN; via the coding sequence GTGAATAAGAACGAAATTGCGCCAGACGCACTGGAAGTATTTCGGCTTGGCGTGTTTGTTGCCAAAAACGAAACGCACGTCGCACTTCCGGGCACTGTCGAATCATACGACGTCGACGCCCAGACCGTCGTCGTGCAGGCCGGCATTAAAGCAACGCTGCGCGCGGAAGACGGCACACTGTCAACCGTGGCGCTTCCGCTGCTTGTCGATTGCCCGGTGCAGTTTCCAGCTGGCGGTGGCGCGACCATGACCTTTCCGGTGACCAAGGGTGACGAGTGTCTTGTGGTGTTCGCCGACGGCGCGATCGACGCCTGGTGGCAGTCGGGCGGTGTGGGCGAGAAGGTATCCGTCCGCATGCACGATCTGTCGGATGGCTTCGCGCTGCTCGGCTTTCGCTCGAAGCCCCGCGTCCTTGCGAATGTCAGCACGACATCCGCGCAGCTGCGCAGCGACGATGGCTCGACGTTCGTCGACCTCAATCCGGCCGGCCAAGTCGTGAAAGTGAAGGCGCCGGGCGGCATCACGCTCGACGCGCCGACGGTGACCATGACAGGCGCGATCGCAGTGCTGAACGAGGACGGCGCGCGCACTGCGTGCTCGATCAACGGAGCTACGCAGTTCGCTGGCGAAGTCTTCGCGAACGGCAAGCGCGTCGACGACACGCACACGCACCCGGATGCACAGGGCGGCAACACCGGCCCGGTCAACTGA
- a CDS encoding DUF2280 domain-containing protein — translation MAALPENVKARIVQGLACFDSPSQVARDILAEFGLSVTPQHCESYDPTKAAGAKVGKKRRAEFEAIRAAFLADLGQSAMSHRAVRLRRLERLMTRAENSGNIVLTAQLIEQISRECEGAELADLQRRLAALGGNR, via the coding sequence ATGGCCGCGCTCCCTGAAAACGTGAAAGCCCGCATCGTGCAAGGCTTGGCATGCTTCGACAGCCCCTCGCAGGTGGCGCGCGACATCTTGGCTGAGTTCGGCTTGTCTGTGACGCCGCAGCACTGCGAGAGCTACGACCCGACGAAGGCAGCCGGCGCCAAGGTCGGGAAGAAGCGGCGGGCTGAGTTCGAGGCGATCCGTGCGGCCTTCCTCGCCGACCTCGGGCAGAGCGCCATGTCGCATCGGGCCGTGCGTCTGCGTCGACTGGAACGGCTCATGACCCGAGCCGAGAACTCCGGCAATATCGTGCTGACCGCCCAGTTGATCGAACAGATCTCGCGCGAGTGCGAAGGCGCAGAGCTGGCCGACCTGCAGCGCAGGCTCGCCGCGTTGGGGGGTAACCGCTGA
- a CDS encoding DUF4224 domain-containing protein, which yields MSVYLTASELADLVGCKPNQRATMARWLDRNGWRYVIDINGMPKVARALHDQKLGIAPEEPATDSRFATEPNFDALYDYVKQRPRRR from the coding sequence ATGAGTGTCTATCTCACCGCGAGCGAGCTCGCCGACCTTGTCGGCTGTAAGCCCAACCAGCGGGCGACGATGGCTCGCTGGCTCGATCGCAACGGCTGGCGATACGTGATCGACATCAATGGGATGCCAAAGGTCGCGCGGGCCTTACATGACCAGAAGCTCGGGATCGCTCCAGAGGAGCCGGCGACAGATAGTCGGTTTGCCACGGAACCTAACTTCGATGCGCTTTACGACTACGTCAAGCAACGACCGCGCCGTCGTTAA
- the hemW gene encoding radical SAM family heme chaperone HemW, with the protein MSQAAETGARVVATFTSPGQVRLTSLPPLALYVHFPWCVRKCPYCDFNSHEWKGERFPEADYLDALRADLEQALPLVWGRQVHTVFIGGGTPSLLSAAGLDRMLSDVRALLPLDADAEITLEANPGTFEAAKFAQFRASGVNRLSVGIQSFNEAHLKALGRIHDTAQARAAVEIAAQNFDNFNLDLMFALPNQTLDECRTDIETALSFAPPHLSLYHLTLEPNTLFAKFPPVVPDDDASADMQEWIHARTAEAGYGRYEVSAYAKPNHQCKHNLNYWRFGDYLGIGAGAHTKLSFPNRILRQARYKHPATFIEQAKAGTAVQEEREVGARDLPFEFMLNTLRLVEGFPVHSFAERTGLPMSTIEPALKEAERRGLITRDFTRIAPTPLGQRFLNDLQELFLRDD; encoded by the coding sequence ATGAGCCAGGCCGCGGAAACCGGCGCACGCGTCGTCGCGACCTTCACGTCGCCCGGCCAGGTGCGCCTCACGTCGCTGCCGCCGCTCGCGCTGTACGTGCATTTCCCGTGGTGCGTGCGCAAGTGCCCGTACTGCGATTTCAACTCGCACGAATGGAAAGGCGAGCGGTTTCCGGAAGCCGACTATCTCGACGCACTGCGTGCCGACCTCGAGCAGGCGCTGCCGCTCGTGTGGGGGCGGCAGGTGCATACCGTGTTCATCGGCGGCGGCACGCCGAGCCTGCTGTCGGCGGCCGGCCTCGACCGGATGCTGTCCGACGTGCGTGCGCTGCTGCCGCTCGACGCCGATGCCGAGATCACGCTCGAGGCGAATCCGGGCACGTTCGAAGCCGCGAAGTTCGCGCAGTTCCGCGCAAGCGGCGTGAACCGCCTGTCGGTCGGCATCCAGAGCTTCAACGAGGCGCACCTGAAGGCGCTCGGCCGGATTCACGACACCGCGCAGGCACGCGCGGCCGTCGAGATCGCCGCGCAGAACTTCGACAACTTCAACCTCGACCTGATGTTCGCGCTGCCGAACCAGACGCTCGACGAATGCCGCACCGACATCGAGACCGCGCTGTCGTTCGCGCCGCCGCACCTGTCGCTGTATCACCTGACGCTCGAGCCGAATACGCTGTTCGCGAAGTTCCCGCCGGTCGTCCCCGACGACGACGCGTCGGCCGACATGCAGGAATGGATTCATGCGCGCACGGCCGAAGCCGGCTACGGACGCTACGAAGTGTCCGCGTACGCGAAGCCGAATCATCAGTGCAAGCACAACCTGAATTACTGGCGCTTCGGCGACTATCTCGGGATCGGTGCGGGCGCCCACACGAAGCTGTCGTTCCCGAACCGGATCCTGCGGCAGGCGCGCTACAAGCATCCGGCGACCTTCATCGAGCAGGCGAAGGCCGGCACGGCCGTGCAGGAAGAGCGTGAAGTCGGCGCGCGCGATCTACCGTTCGAATTCATGCTGAACACGTTGCGGCTCGTCGAGGGCTTCCCCGTGCACAGCTTCGCGGAACGCACGGGCCTGCCGATGAGCACGATCGAGCCGGCGCTGAAGGAAGCGGAGCGGCGCGGACTGATCACGCGCGATTTCACCCGAATCGCGCCGACGCCGCTCGGCCAGCGTTTCCTCAACGACCTGCAGGAATTGTTCCTGCGCGACGACTGA
- the rdgB gene encoding RdgB/HAM1 family non-canonical purine NTP pyrophosphatase produces the protein MPDDLTLAPLSRIVLASNNPGKLREFTALFATVGIEIVPQGDLAVPEAEEPFGTFIENALTKARHASRLTGLPAIADDSGLCVRVLRGAPGVYSARYAQRAGRAKGDAANNAYLVEQLRGVDDRRAYYCCVLALVRHADDPEPLFAEGRWAGEIVDTPRGEHGFGYDPYFYLPSLGATAAELEPAVKNTHSHRALALKALLARLAEEA, from the coding sequence ATGCCTGACGACCTCACCCTCGCGCCGCTGTCGCGCATCGTGCTCGCATCGAACAACCCGGGCAAGCTGCGCGAATTCACCGCGCTGTTCGCGACGGTCGGCATCGAGATCGTCCCGCAGGGCGACCTCGCGGTGCCGGAGGCGGAAGAGCCGTTCGGCACGTTCATCGAGAACGCGCTGACCAAGGCGCGCCACGCATCGCGGCTCACCGGGCTGCCGGCGATCGCCGACGATTCCGGCCTGTGCGTGCGCGTGCTGCGCGGCGCGCCGGGCGTCTATTCGGCGCGCTACGCGCAGCGCGCGGGCCGCGCCAAGGGCGACGCGGCGAACAATGCGTATCTCGTCGAGCAGTTGCGCGGCGTCGACGACCGGCGCGCCTACTACTGCTGCGTGCTCGCGCTCGTGCGCCATGCGGACGATCCGGAACCGCTGTTCGCCGAAGGGCGCTGGGCCGGCGAGATCGTCGATACGCCGCGCGGCGAACACGGATTCGGCTACGACCCGTATTTCTACCTGCCGTCGCTCGGCGCGACGGCCGCCGAACTCGAGCCGGCCGTGAAGAACACGCACAGCCATCGCGCGCTGGCGCTGAAGGCACTGCTCGCCCGGCTCGCGGAGGAAGCATGA
- the rph gene encoding ribonuclease PH, translated as MTSSVSRPSGRRADELRKVALTRHYTKHAEGSVLVEFGDTKVLCTASVAERVPEFLRERGQGWLTAEYGMLPRATHTRSDREAARGKQTGRTQEIQRLIGRALRAVFDLEALGPRTIHIDCDVIQADGGTRTASITGAFVAAHDAVSTLIAAGKLARSPITDHVAAISVGVYEGAPVLDLDYAEDSRCDTDMNVVMTGAGGFVEVQGTAEGVPFSRAEMSALLDLAQGGIAELVRLQKDVLGVSHA; from the coding sequence ATGACGTCTTCCGTTTCCCGCCCTAGCGGCCGCCGCGCCGACGAACTGCGCAAGGTCGCCCTCACGCGCCACTACACGAAACACGCCGAAGGCTCCGTGCTGGTCGAATTCGGCGACACCAAGGTGCTCTGCACCGCAAGCGTCGCCGAGCGCGTGCCCGAGTTCCTGCGCGAGCGCGGGCAAGGCTGGCTGACCGCCGAATACGGGATGCTGCCGCGCGCGACCCACACGCGCAGCGACCGCGAAGCCGCCCGCGGCAAGCAGACGGGCCGGACGCAGGAAATTCAGCGCCTGATCGGCCGCGCGCTGCGCGCGGTGTTCGATCTCGAGGCGCTCGGCCCGCGCACGATCCACATCGACTGCGACGTGATCCAAGCCGACGGCGGCACGCGCACGGCCAGCATCACCGGCGCGTTCGTCGCCGCGCACGACGCCGTGTCGACGCTGATCGCGGCCGGCAAGCTCGCGCGCTCGCCGATCACCGACCATGTCGCTGCGATCTCGGTCGGCGTGTACGAAGGCGCGCCCGTGCTCGATCTCGACTACGCGGAAGATTCGCGCTGCGACACCGACATGAACGTCGTGATGACGGGCGCGGGCGGCTTCGTCGAAGTGCAGGGCACGGCCGAAGGCGTGCCGTTCTCGCGCGCCGAGATGAGCGCGCTGCTGGACCTCGCTCAGGGCGGGATCGCCGAGCTCGTGCGGCTGCAAAAAGATGTCCTGGGCGTGAGCCATGCCTGA
- a CDS encoding YicC/YloC family endoribonuclease, which produces MIYSMTGYASATRELATATGNGGTSVSVELRTVNSRFLDLNFRMPDDVRACEPALREMLMNKLSRGKVDVRINLQRGEQGIGAGALNQSALGQLAELERAVLDSFPGVGRLRAGEILRWPGVLAESGVSADAIRDAVLACGKEAIGELVVVRSREGAQLATMLLSNVTEMEAIVARITPLVPELIAKHQQKIVERLQEALGLAAPEGGSTVVTREEAAERIRQEVTMYGIRIDIAEELSRLTAHLNETRHVIEKGGRVGKRLDFMMQELNREANTLGSKAAAKELADASMALKLLIEQMREQVQNLE; this is translated from the coding sequence ATGATCTACAGCATGACGGGCTACGCGAGCGCGACGCGCGAACTCGCGACGGCCACCGGCAACGGCGGCACCAGCGTGTCGGTCGAACTGCGCACCGTGAACTCGCGCTTCCTCGATCTCAATTTCCGGATGCCGGACGACGTGCGCGCGTGCGAACCCGCGCTGCGCGAAATGCTGATGAACAAGCTGTCGCGCGGCAAGGTCGACGTGCGCATCAACCTGCAGCGCGGCGAGCAGGGCATCGGCGCGGGCGCGCTGAATCAGTCGGCGCTCGGCCAGCTTGCCGAGCTCGAACGTGCGGTGCTCGATTCGTTTCCGGGCGTCGGCCGCCTGCGCGCGGGCGAAATCCTGCGCTGGCCCGGCGTGCTCGCCGAGAGCGGGGTGTCGGCCGACGCGATCCGCGACGCGGTGCTCGCATGCGGCAAGGAGGCGATCGGCGAGCTCGTCGTCGTGCGTTCGCGCGAAGGCGCGCAACTGGCGACGATGCTGCTGTCGAACGTTACCGAGATGGAGGCGATCGTCGCGCGCATCACGCCGCTCGTGCCGGAGCTGATCGCGAAGCACCAGCAGAAGATCGTCGAGCGGCTGCAGGAAGCGCTCGGCCTCGCGGCGCCCGAAGGCGGCTCGACGGTCGTCACGCGCGAGGAAGCCGCGGAGCGCATCCGTCAGGAAGTGACGATGTACGGGATCCGGATCGACATCGCGGAAGAGCTGTCGCGACTCACCGCGCACCTGAACGAAACGCGTCACGTGATCGAGAAGGGCGGCCGGGTCGGCAAGCGTCTCGACTTCATGATGCAGGAACTGAATCGCGAAGCGAACACGCTCGGCTCGAAGGCGGCGGCGAAGGAACTCGCCGACGCGTCGATGGCGCTGAAGCTGCTGATCGAGCAGATGCGCGAGCAAGTGCAAAACCTGGAGTAA
- the gmk gene encoding guanylate kinase — protein MTESHRDGHASHSLHGGVYPGNLFMVVAPSGAGKSTLVNALLSKDSEICLSISYTTRKPRPGEQDGQHYHFTTVEDFRARHAAHEFLESAEVHGNYYGTSRVWIEEQMKNGHDVLLEIDWQGALQVKKQFRNAVGIFILPPSLDALEERLKKRGQDEPNVITRRLLAAGSEIAHASEAEYVVINENFERALAELECIVAATRLRFASQYARHAELFIELGIHLPHAE, from the coding sequence ATGACCGAATCCCATCGCGACGGCCACGCGTCGCATTCGCTGCACGGCGGCGTCTATCCCGGTAACCTGTTCATGGTGGTCGCACCGTCGGGCGCCGGCAAGTCGACGCTCGTGAATGCGCTGCTGTCGAAGGACAGCGAAATCTGCCTGTCGATCTCGTACACGACGCGCAAGCCGCGCCCGGGCGAGCAGGACGGTCAGCACTACCACTTCACGACCGTCGAGGACTTCCGCGCGCGTCACGCGGCGCACGAATTCCTCGAGAGCGCGGAAGTGCACGGCAACTACTACGGCACGTCGCGCGTCTGGATCGAAGAGCAGATGAAGAACGGCCACGACGTGCTGCTCGAAATCGACTGGCAGGGTGCGTTGCAGGTGAAGAAGCAGTTCCGCAACGCGGTCGGCATCTTCATCCTGCCGCCGTCGCTCGATGCGCTCGAGGAGCGCCTGAAGAAGCGCGGCCAGGACGAACCGAACGTGATCACGCGACGCCTGCTGGCCGCCGGCAGCGAGATCGCGCACGCGTCGGAAGCGGAATACGTGGTGATCAACGAGAATTTCGAGCGTGCGCTCGCGGAACTCGAATGCATCGTCGCGGCGACGCGCCTGCGTTTTGCTTCGCAGTACGCGCGACACGCGGAGCTGTTCATCGAGCTCGGCATCCATCTGCCCCACGCGGAATGA
- the rpoZ gene encoding DNA-directed RNA polymerase subunit omega — MARITVEDCLKQIPNRFELALAATYRARQLAQGHTPKIESRDKPTVVALREIAAGQVGVEMLKKVPV; from the coding sequence ATGGCTCGCATTACCGTCGAAGACTGCCTGAAGCAAATCCCGAATCGCTTCGAACTGGCGCTCGCCGCCACCTATCGCGCGCGGCAGCTCGCGCAAGGCCATACGCCGAAAATCGAAAGCCGCGACAAGCCGACCGTCGTCGCGCTGCGCGAAATCGCCGCCGGCCAGGTCGGCGTCGAGATGCTGAAGAAGGTGCCGGTGTAA
- a CDS encoding RelA/SpoT family protein — MSTTPSSASADPTTEAPAQSPARQYIDAVLEQSFRHLFGPTATPEQPRKHGVVSIAKLTAMLAEYLAPDEIKEVKAAFHFSDEAHLGQYRQSGEPYITHPVAVAEICAGWKLDAQAVMAALLHDVMEDQGVTKNELAERFGPKVAELVDGLSKLDKMEFRSREEAQAENFRKMLLAMARDVRVILVKLADRLHNMRTLGAVPMEKRRRVARETLDIYAPIAHRLGLNNTYRELQDMSFANFNPHRYATLEKAVKAARGNRREVISKILEAAQRAMADAKIDAEITGREKTIYSVYRKMRDKQLSFSQVLDVYGFRVVVDSPLDCYTCIGALHALYKPVPGKFKDYIAIPKINGYQSLHTTLVGPFGAPIEFQVRTRKMHEIAEAGVAAHWLYKNGSADLSDVQKRAHQWLKSLLDIQSEAGDSSEFLEHVKIDLFPDAVYVFTPKSKIMALPRGATALDFAYSIHSDLGNQCVAVKINNELLPLRTELKSGDIVEVITAPYSKPNPAWLGFVRTGKARSAIRHYLKTMRLNESVQLGERLVDQSLKVYGLALADVEPEVWEKLVQWTGNKSRQEIFADIGLGRRVAAVMAKRIEVLMSGRDADDDLPKSERHPAHHAPPVVITGTEGMSVQLSACCRPIPGDAIMGYIGIGLGMAIHTTDCRVAQRIHRRDPGRWIDVEWAPQPGRLFDVAVKALVKNTKGIFARVAADITSADANIVHIAMDEDLTHESTVLRFVIQVSDRVHLANVMRRVRTNPDVMRIMRERSTDDGAHARHDGGMRIERERQDY; from the coding sequence ATGAGCACCACCCCATCGTCCGCCTCCGCGGATCCGACCACCGAAGCCCCGGCCCAGTCGCCTGCGCGCCAGTACATCGACGCGGTCCTCGAACAGTCCTTCCGGCATCTGTTCGGGCCGACCGCCACACCGGAGCAGCCGCGCAAGCACGGCGTCGTTTCGATCGCGAAACTGACGGCCATGCTTGCCGAATATCTCGCTCCGGACGAAATCAAAGAGGTCAAGGCGGCGTTCCACTTCAGCGACGAAGCCCACCTCGGTCAATATCGCCAGAGCGGCGAGCCCTATATCACCCATCCCGTCGCCGTCGCGGAAATCTGCGCCGGCTGGAAGCTCGACGCGCAGGCCGTGATGGCCGCGTTGCTGCACGACGTGATGGAAGACCAGGGCGTGACCAAGAACGAGCTGGCCGAGCGGTTCGGCCCGAAGGTCGCCGAACTGGTCGACGGCCTGTCGAAGCTCGACAAGATGGAATTCCGCAGCCGCGAGGAAGCGCAGGCGGAAAACTTCCGCAAGATGCTGCTCGCGATGGCGCGCGACGTGCGCGTCATTCTCGTCAAGCTCGCCGATCGCCTGCACAACATGCGCACGCTCGGCGCGGTGCCGATGGAAAAGCGCCGTCGCGTTGCGCGCGAAACGCTCGACATCTACGCGCCGATCGCGCACCGGCTCGGGTTGAACAACACGTATCGCGAGCTGCAGGACATGAGCTTCGCGAACTTCAACCCGCATCGCTACGCGACGCTCGAGAAGGCCGTGAAGGCCGCGCGTGGCAACCGCCGCGAAGTGATCAGCAAGATCCTCGAGGCCGCGCAGCGCGCGATGGCCGACGCGAAGATCGACGCCGAGATCACCGGCCGCGAGAAGACCATCTACAGCGTCTACCGCAAGATGCGCGACAAGCAGCTGTCGTTCTCGCAGGTGCTCGACGTGTACGGCTTCCGGGTCGTCGTCGACAGCCCGCTCGACTGCTACACGTGCATCGGCGCGCTGCATGCGCTGTACAAGCCCGTGCCCGGCAAGTTCAAGGATTACATCGCGATCCCGAAGATCAACGGCTATCAGTCGCTGCACACGACGCTCGTCGGCCCGTTCGGCGCGCCGATCGAGTTCCAGGTGCGCACGCGCAAGATGCACGAGATCGCCGAGGCGGGGGTCGCTGCGCACTGGCTGTACAAGAACGGCAGCGCGGATCTCAGCGATGTGCAGAAGCGCGCGCATCAGTGGCTGAAGTCGCTGCTCGACATCCAGAGCGAAGCCGGCGATTCGAGCGAATTCCTCGAGCACGTGAAGATCGACCTGTTCCCCGACGCGGTCTACGTGTTCACGCCGAAGTCGAAGATCATGGCGCTGCCGCGCGGCGCGACGGCGCTCGATTTCGCGTATTCGATCCACAGCGATCTCGGCAACCAGTGCGTGGCCGTGAAGATCAACAACGAGCTGCTGCCGCTGCGCACCGAATTGAAGAGCGGCGACATCGTCGAGGTGATCACCGCGCCGTATTCGAAGCCGAACCCCGCGTGGCTCGGCTTCGTGCGTACCGGCAAGGCGCGCTCGGCGATTCGCCACTACCTGAAGACGATGCGCCTGAACGAGTCCGTGCAACTAGGCGAGCGGCTCGTCGACCAGAGCCTGAAGGTCTATGGTCTCGCGCTGGCCGACGTCGAGCCGGAAGTGTGGGAGAAGCTCGTGCAGTGGACGGGCAACAAGAGTCGCCAGGAAATCTTCGCGGACATCGGCCTCGGCCGTCGCGTCGCCGCGGTGATGGCCAAGCGCATCGAGGTGCTGATGAGCGGCCGCGACGCGGACGACGATCTCCCGAAGTCCGAGCGGCATCCCGCGCATCACGCGCCGCCGGTCGTGATCACCGGCACCGAAGGGATGTCCGTGCAGTTGTCCGCCTGCTGCCGGCCGATCCCCGGCGACGCGATCATGGGTTACATCGGCATCGGTCTGGGCATGGCGATTCATACGACGGATTGCCGTGTCGCGCAGCGCATCCATCGCCGCGATCCGGGGCGCTGGATCGACGTCGAATGGGCGCCGCAGCCGGGCCGCCTGTTCGATGTCGCGGTGAAGGCGCTCGTGAAGAACACGAAGGGCATCTTCGCGCGCGTCGCGGCGGATATCACGTCGGCCGACGCGAACATCGTCCATATCGCGATGGACGAGGATCTGACGCACGAATCGACGGTGCTGCGCTTCGTGATCCAGGTCAGCGACCGCGTGCATCTCGCGAACGTGATGCGGCGCGTGAGAACCAATCCGGACGTGATGCGGATCATGCGCGAGCGTTCGACCGACGACGGCGCGCACGCGCGCCATGACGGCGGCATGCGCATCGAGCGCGAGCGGCAGGATTACTGA
- the greB gene encoding transcription elongation factor GreB, which produces MNKAFVKESDGDDDDLDQAQPAIPAGAKNYITPAGHKRLRDELLNLIDVERPEVVRLVSWAASNGDRSENGDYIYGKRRLREIDRRIRFLTKRLDLAEVVDASRQENVDQVFFGATVDYETPDGEDHTVTIVGIDEVDLDRGCVSWISPVARALIKARIGDTVTLMTPAGPQPIDILDVRYPAADSGT; this is translated from the coding sequence ATGAACAAGGCGTTTGTCAAAGAATCGGACGGTGACGACGACGATCTCGACCAGGCTCAACCCGCGATTCCGGCGGGCGCGAAGAACTACATCACGCCGGCCGGCCACAAGCGGCTGCGCGACGAGCTGCTGAACCTGATCGACGTCGAGCGTCCCGAGGTCGTGCGGCTCGTATCGTGGGCCGCGTCGAACGGCGACCGGTCGGAAAACGGCGACTACATCTACGGCAAGCGGCGGCTTCGCGAGATCGACCGCCGGATCCGCTTCCTGACGAAGCGGCTCGATCTCGCCGAAGTCGTCGACGCGAGCCGGCAGGAGAACGTCGATCAGGTGTTCTTCGGCGCGACGGTCGATTACGAGACGCCGGACGGCGAGGATCACACGGTGACGATCGTCGGGATCGACGAGGTCGATCTCGATCGCGGCTGCGTCAGCTGGATTTCGCCGGTCGCACGCGCGCTGATCAAGGCGAGGATCGGCGATACCGTCACGCTGATGACGCCGGCCGGCCCGCAGCCGATCGATATCCTCGATGTGCGTTACCCGGCCGCGGACAGCGGGACGTGA
- a CDS encoding porin produces MKKTLIVTALSGVFVTAAHAQSSVTLYGLIDAGITYTNNQGGHSSWSERSGQINGSRWGLRGTEDLGGGLKAIFVLENGFNIANGTLGQNGREFGRQAFVGLSQDQFGSVTLGRQYDSVVDYIGPLSLTGTQFGGTQFAHPFDNDNLNNSFRINNSVKYTSVNFGGLKFGALYGFSNSSQFSNNRAYSAGVSYSYAGFNIGAGYLQLNNDISGLTSAAVTNSAGAVAGDNTFVGKRQRVFGGGLNYTFGPATAGFVFTQSRVNRALGISAGASGVSNGLALDGTFARFNNYEVNARYALTPALSLAGSYTYTAGFLDGRHPGWNQFNLQTDYALSKRTDVYVQGVYQRVSTDGLGLGAYVNGLGGASSTNKQIAVTAGLRHRF; encoded by the coding sequence ATGAAAAAAACCCTGATCGTCACCGCGTTGTCGGGCGTGTTCGTTACCGCAGCCCATGCTCAAAGCAGCGTGACGCTGTACGGCCTGATCGATGCTGGCATCACCTACACGAACAATCAGGGCGGGCACAGCTCATGGTCGGAACGCAGCGGCCAGATCAACGGCAGCCGCTGGGGCCTGCGCGGCACGGAAGATCTCGGCGGAGGCCTGAAAGCGATCTTCGTGCTGGAAAACGGCTTCAACATCGCCAACGGCACGCTCGGCCAGAATGGCCGCGAATTCGGCCGCCAGGCGTTCGTCGGCCTGTCGCAAGACCAGTTCGGCTCCGTCACCCTCGGTCGCCAGTACGATAGCGTCGTCGACTACATCGGGCCGCTGTCGCTGACCGGCACGCAATTCGGCGGCACCCAGTTTGCCCACCCGTTCGATAACGACAACCTGAACAATTCGTTCCGGATCAATAACTCGGTCAAATATACGAGCGTCAATTTCGGCGGCTTGAAGTTCGGCGCGTTGTACGGCTTCTCGAACAGCAGCCAGTTCTCGAACAATCGCGCATACAGCGCGGGCGTGTCGTATTCCTACGCCGGCTTCAATATCGGCGCCGGCTACCTGCAGTTGAACAACGACATCTCGGGGCTCACGTCGGCTGCGGTCACCAACAGCGCCGGCGCGGTGGCAGGCGACAACACGTTCGTCGGCAAGCGCCAGCGCGTGTTCGGCGGTGGCCTGAACTACACGTTCGGCCCGGCCACGGCCGGCTTCGTATTCACGCAATCGCGCGTGAACCGCGCGCTCGGCATCTCGGCGGGTGCGTCGGGCGTGTCGAACGGTCTGGCCCTCGACGGCACGTTCGCCCGCTTCAACAACTACGAAGTCAACGCACGCTATGCGCTCACGCCGGCCTTGTCGCTGGCCGGGTCGTACACGTACACCGCAGGCTTCCTGGACGGCCGCCATCCGGGCTGGAATCAATTCAACCTGCAGACCGACTATGCGCTGTCCAAGCGAACCGACGTGTATGTGCAAGGCGTGTATCAGCGAGTCAGCACGGACGGCCTGGGCCTCGGCGCCTATGTCAATGGTCTCGGCGGTGCTTCGTCGACCAACAAGCAGATCGCGGTGACTGCCGGCCTGCGTCACCGTTTCTGA
- a CDS encoding cold-shock protein: MDTGIVKWFNDAKGFGFITSDNGGEDLFAHFSEIRMDGFKTLKENQRVSFEVKVGPKGKQAANIQAV, from the coding sequence ATGGATACCGGTATCGTGAAATGGTTTAACGATGCTAAAGGTTTTGGCTTTATTACGTCGGACAATGGCGGTGAAGATTTGTTTGCGCACTTTTCCGAAATCCGGATGGACGGCTTCAAGACGCTGAAGGAAAACCAGCGTGTTTCGTTCGAGGTCAAAGTCGGGCCGAAAGGCAAGCAGGCGGCGAATATCCAGGCGGTCTGA